The genomic DNA TACTGTACAACAGAAATGTAAACAACAATGTACTACCCAACTTACATTCCGTCGGTAGTTATCACCATTGCCGATAAAACTAGAAGAAAACCGAACCGTTAAAAGCAAAAATAAGACATAAAAGTGGATTGTGTACAAAATCTCCGCCGGCATCTTTCTTTTTCGGCATACACGTGGAGGATTCACGTGCCTAGTACTTTATTTGATCAGCTGATTTGTATTCAGCTGATTTGTATTCAGCTGACTCGTCAGTATCGAtttcagcagtggtggaaaaagtacccaattgtcatactcttgtaaaagtgaaagtcacccagtaaaatacttgagcaaaagtctaaagtatttggttttaaatatacttaagtatcaaaagtaaatgtaattgctaaaatatacttaagtatcaaagtatcaaaagtaaaagtatgaataatttcaaattccttttttTAGGCAAACCAGTAGGCATAAttctcttgtttatttatttattttatagatagacaggggcacactccaacataatttacaaattaagcatttgtgttaagtggacactgatgtcttgcttcccgacaagctaaacacattctttgcccgctttgaggataaaacAGTGCCACCGTCACggccgctaccaaggactgcgggtTCTCCTTCTCCGTGACCGAGTACaaccctagccgcatcctcaaggcatgcgcagaccagctggctggagtgtttactgacaaattcaatctctccctatcccagtctgctgtccccacttgcttcaagatgtccaccattgttactgtacccaagaaagcaaaggtaactgaactaaattactatcgccttgtagcactcacttccgtcatcatgaagtgctttgagaggctaattaaggatcatatcacctctaccttacctgacaccctagacccacttcaatttgcttaccgccccaatagatccacagacaatgcaatcaccatcgcactgccctatcccatctggacaagagggatacctatgtaagaatgctgttcattgactatagcgcagcattcaacaccatagtgcaatccaagctcatcattaagcttggggccctgggcctgaaccccgccctgtgcaactaggtcctggacttcctgacaggccgcccccaggtattGAAGGTAGGAAACTGTTAAAGGAATTTTGATTCCTStttattaaccaattcaattaaaacactctcaataataagaatttgtaagataattatcagcattaaatggacagaaaccagtcttaaaatcaatcaatcaatagcgtttattctcgagagtactgatcataatacattttacatcaggttatataataaagatgatgtcataggttttaatgtccatcctcctctcggatacaatggcagtatAGTTAGAMTTCTRattactgtctgccacctgttaaactatctgcaaccaacccaaggtctttcccctccctgggtagagacatcattctagcctgtctgaagataaacccattctttctaacaagaaacacataacattcaacattatgattataataagattcattcttacagtaatatagtagtattctgtttagttataattctaagtcaaatgtatacatattttagtcattaaacacaaaaatcccgtaacagAAACAatacctccacttcactgatcctcaacacaagggtgcgtgctcagccccctcctgtactcRgtttacccatgactgcgtggccacgcacgcctccaacgcaATCAAGRttgcagatgacactacagtactatgcctgattaccaacaatgacgagacaacctacaggagggaggggagggcccTGGttgagtggtgccaggaaaataacctctcatcactcaatgtcaacaaaacaaaggagctgatcgtggacttctggaaacagcagagggagcacgcccctatccacattgatgtgaccgcagtggagaaggtggaaagcttcaagttcttcgaggtatacatcactgacaatctgaaatggtccacccacacacagtgtggtgaagccGCAACagcgcatcctgtcgggctgtctcaccgcctggtacagcaactgcaccgcccgcaaccgcaggactctccagagggtggtgtagtctgcccaacgcatcactgggggcacaSTGCCTGCCCTCCACGACWTCTACAGCacccactagtcactttaatcatgtttaaatactgctttactcatctcatatgtatatactgtattgtagtcaATGCCTCTCCgatattgctcatcctaatattttagatatttcttaattccattttttgatttagtgaatccgccagattagaggcagtagggatgagctcttgataagtgtgtgaattggaccattttctgtcctgctaagcattcaaaatgtaacaagtacttttgggtgtcagggaaaatgtatggagtaaaaagtacattgtttaggaatgtagtgaagtagatgttgtcaaaatataaaatagtaaagtacatatagcccaaaaaactacttcaatacacctgcattgcttgctgtttggggttttaggctgggtttctgtacagcactttaagatatcagctgatgtacgaagggctatataaatacatttgatttgaagtaggacttaagtaaaaaatacttaagtactcTAAATTTCAGGATGCAGCAATTAATGAAACATTTCACCATAGACTATGCTACATTAACAAAAGTGGTGAGAGAATCATAATCACACATCATGGGCYTCAAAGTGAATGAAACAAACATAGCCCTATGTCATTTGTATCCACTTTTATTGAAGTTGATTCTATCACAGGTAACAGCCCCAGGCAAAGGGTAATGGAGGGAAATGGTCTGGTGGAGTAACAGGATTCAGAACCAGAGACCCCGTAACGCCAACTATTTCTTACAGAAAACAAAGCACTCATTGAAATGCTAGACGATCCAATGCAGCATTTAAAAAGGACCTTCAGAGGTAGACATTGCAGGCTATAAATGATTTGCAAGGTCTATTTTTCTATAGGATCACAGTGCTTTAGTAGTTCATTCAAATGACTTGGTCACATGATTTGGTCACCATCCATTGGTAACCATTCTTCAARACAAAGGAGTTCTTCCAAACAAAGAAATGCCTAGTGAGACTAACCGAGGTAAACCTTGGTCCCAGGAGAACATATTCAGTCACATCTTACACTTACTGCCATAAatactgcacaaacacacaccatacacacaaacCAAACTAAACTTGAGTGCCTTGATACCAAATCCAGTACATTCATACAGTATGTAATACATGCAACaaccctatcccagtctgcttagAGTGACCATAACAAAAGTCATATCTGAGTGAGAGGTTTATAAAACAGTGCTGTTAAGTTatcatatgtacaggatacacatggtatacaccgtccaacaaaatgcttacttgcaggttccttcaacaatgcaacaacaagaAATAGCTCAGATTGCCTATTCCTCCAttaccctcttcctcctctctgttcccaaTCTTTCTCTCACTCTACTCGGCACCCTGTCCTCCTCCAGTCTGCTCATCTCCCTTCTTCTTGTGTCCAGAGACGATGTCGTCGATGCGCAGCAACAAGATGGCcgtctggagagagaaagaagaaggagtCKAAGGGAGTAGAACTGCACAGCCAAacaatatgtacagtgccttcagaaagtattcatacccccttgacttacattgtgttacagcctgaattcaaaatctcaccccataatgacaacgtaaaaacatgtttagatattttagcacatttattgaaaatgaaatacagaaatctaatttacatacatattcaaacccctgagtcaatacatgttagaatcacatttggcagcgattacagctgtgagtctttctaggtaagtctaagagcttttcacacctggattgtacaatatttgcacataatttttttaattcttcatgctctgtcaagttggttgtggaTCATTMctagacagccatttaagtcttgccatYTATTTTTAAGCcagtttaagtcaaaactgttactaGACCCCTTAYGaatattcaatgtcgtcttggtaagcaactccactgtaaaaaaacattaggaacaccttcctaacccTGAGTGGCTCGCCCTCAAAACAGCCCCAATTCatcagggaatggactctacaaggtgtcaaaagcattccacagggatgtggGSctatgttgactacaatgcttcccagtTGAGTCAAGTTCgctggatttcctttgggtggtggaccattcttgatacacatgggaaactgttgagtgtgaaaaacccagcagtgttgcagtttgacacaaaccggtgcgcctcgcacctactaccacaccccgttgaaaaggcacttaaatattttgtctttcccattgaCCKTCAACGGCACACATACAATCTTtctgaaggcttaaaaatatCTTTAAGCCGtgtcctcccattcatctacactaattgaagagAATTTAACAAgatacatcaataagggatcatagactgaccaggtgttcttaatattttgttcacgcagtgtatatttggccttgtgtttaggttattgtcctgctgaaaggtgaatttgtctcccattgtttgttggaaagcagacaaccaggattttgcctgtgcttagctctattacatttttttaaggataaaaataaactgtaGTCCtcgccaatgacaagcatacccataacatgatgcagccaccaccatgcttgaaaatatgaagagtggtactcagtaatgtgttgtgtttgccccaaacataacgctttgtattagGACATAAAGCTAAtttatttgcagttttacttttaaTGCTTTATTGCCTGTTGATGCATCTTCAGTTCTCCTATTACAGCCTTTAAacactaactgttttaaagtcactattggcctctgAAAACCTTGAGCGTTTTCCGTCCTCCCCTCGgcaactgagataggaaggacgcctgtatctttgtagtgactgtgtgtgttgatacaccatccaaagtgtaattaataatttcgccatgctcaaaagggatattcaatgtctgctttaaaaaaatatatggtttacccatcaaccaataggtgtattctagtcaaggctcatcctataaaactactgctgtacactttttctattcatatactgtccataatgtctatacacacaccatcatataaatatatatttatttcggactgacattgctcgttctgatatttcatatatatatatattgttttgttagttattactgcactgttggagctagaaacaagcatttcactgcacctgcaaaATATGTTTACGCAaccaacatttgatttgaggtgcCCTTTGAGGCATTGGGAAACCTCCCGTCTTGgtagttgaatctgtggttgaaattcattgctcagttgagggaccttacagattattgtatgtgtggggtacaaagatgagctagttattcaaaaatcatgttaaacgctAGTATtgccatgcaacttattatggcacttgttaaaaaaatgttttactcctgaacttatttaggcttgccataacaaaggggttgaatacttattgcctcaagacattccagcttttcattttttattaatttgaaaaaatgtctaaaaacattcgACTTTAACATTACGGGGTATTTTGCCAgagacaaaatctcaatttaatccattttaaatttWggctgtaacaaaatgtggaaaaagtaaaaggggtgtgagtactttctgaaggcactgtaactaatGAACACTTGTGTAGCGCCTCAATGCCCTCAACATTGTATTGAGCAGGTGGTTGGAAGTCTCTCACCTCTACTGCAGTCTTGTAGGTCTGGGCCTTGACGGCCAGTGGCTCCCAGATGCCCAGGGCGGTCATGTCAGCCAGGGTGCCAGTCTCTCCGTTCACCCCCCACGACACACTGCCCTTCTGGGTGTGCTTGGCCTGGAGTGAGATGGAGCTCAGTGAAAAGGCCACTATAATGTACAGTAAAACCTCCATCTCCCTTTCACACCCTCTCTCACACTTGCGCACACACTCTCCCATTGTCTTCCTCCGAGATGGTATGAGGTTCTACCTTtgactctctccgtctctcttacCCTGAGGGAGGTGAGCACACGGATGGTGGAGGCGCCACAGTTCTGGATGAGGGTGCGGGGGATGACCTCCAGGGCCTGGGCCAGGGCACGGTAGGGCCACTGCTCCACGCCAGTGAGGGCCTTGGAGAGCTCCATCAGCCGCCGGGACACAGCCATCTCGGCAGCGCCACcgccaggcagcaggctgggcTCCAGCAGCACATTGCGGGTCACCTGCATGGCATCCTGCAGGTTACGCTCCACCTCCTGGGAGAMAGAGGTAAATGGAGGAAAGCGAGATTTCAGAACACAAGTAAAACCTAATTTAGTCATCTTTGCACTGATAACTTCTGTGACTTACAATTTWAAAAAAGAGACAGGTTCTAGGAGGGGAGTAGAGACTCATCCCATTAACGTCATTCTTTACATTATCATCCCTCTCTTTTAGCACTTAGTGATTGTTGCGCAACAAAAAGCGCATATTATTTTGAACGCTTTATTCTCAGTTTCTCACCGCCAGGATTTCCTTGCTGGCTCCTCTCAGCAGGATGGTGCAGGCTTTAGGGTCTTTGCACTCTGTGACGAAGGCAAAGTACTCGTCTCCAATCTTCTTGATCTCAAACAATCCTGCCCCCAGGCCCACGTCCTCCTCGCGCAGCTCGTCCGTACGGCTGGCAATGCGTGCGCCACACGCCCTGAGGGGTAACAAGGAAATAGGTTAGAGCAGTAGTTGTGAAGACCATACACCCCGTTAAAGAAACATAAATAAACCAATACGCAATGAAAGTGCTCGGTCATTCGCTAGCTATGTACATAGTAACATGACACAGAGCAAAACGGCGAaatttaaacatgtttttgtttgcgAGAATTGTCTCCAATAATTGATGTAAtgtcaacacatttttttttgttgctttcaaTTGGCTTACCTGGCAATCCGGTTGTTGTCAGTCTTTCTTACACGGCGAATAGCCGTGATGTTAGCCTTCATCAGGTAGTGCTGAGCCAAGTCTGAAGAGAGAGGCAAAATATAGTCgaggtaaaaaaaatgttttaaagtcagtTGCATCAGACATAGGCCTTAACAAGAACAATGAATTTTGAAGCAGCGTGGGGTACCTGAGATGCCCTTCTCTGTGAAGATGAGGTCAGGCTTGAGGCGGATGATGTCTTCACAGATCTGCTGGATGTACTCCTCCTCCATCTGCAGTATGCGGGCAAAGTCCTCCTCACGAGTGATCTCAATATCAGTCTGGCTCTCTCCCTTCTTGTACTCCAGGGAGCAGTCCAACAGGACAATACGGGGATCCTTGATCATTCTGCGCATGCGCGGGTGGGTCACGTCCTTGTTCACCATCACACCTCTCAGCACGCACGAGTCCTCGATGATCCCACCGGGAACCTGGACAAACACATTAACACAGAGGATGAAGCAGAACTTGGATTGCACAGGAAAACGGACATAAAAAAAAAGACACACTTTGAACCTTACCTTTTCTACTTTGGCGTACTTCTTGATGTCGATCTCCTTGCGTCcgttctcctccatctccacagtTTTGACGGCGTCCAGGGCGATGCTGCAGGCCATGTCAGACCAGCGGCTCAGGGCCTTGGTGTTGATGGCAGAGTTGATGATCTTCAGCATCATCTCCCTGTCGCTCACGTCCACTGGGGTgctgggaggaggagagtgtgttGTTAAACAAATGTTATGAGTGTGAAAGCATTTGCCACCTAaaacagtggttctcaaactggGGGTCGCGAAAAGTTTTTTGTGGGGGTTGAAACTGAAtgggaaaaacacattttccctacattttaattagaggtcgaccgattatgattttaacgccgataccgattactggaggacaaaaaaagccgataccgattaatcggccgatttataaaaaataaaatgtttatatatatatatatatatatatatcatacacacacatttttgtaataatgacaattgcaacaatactgaatgaacacttttatttttacttaatacaatacataaatacacacacacagctctgaagtgacaatgatactgaagagtctgcttaggagacaaatactctcaactgtttgaataaaaatagagtttaagttacctgtgatgaatgttgaaaacaaaaactgtcatttctatatgcaggaaatcctattttaataatgggcatggtaagaattgacgaccaaagtgtgagtcataattcccatgacaKCtactagcaaaatctgaaaagcggttccttcatttattccaaaggatatttttagattcacttcaAATAWYgtctgtgtttcgtgtaggcttacaccaccttgacaattttataactgtgtagatatccataggacaagYtaactctgatcaatattggctaaatataagtgAAGAWRWttttttttgtagagtggatttatgaaaatattttgacaaacgttaccttatSctagtgagatttacacgggtatcaaaacYtcgaggcggtttaagcctgcacgaaataCAGACCMtatttgaagtagatcaagacattctctatggaagacatgaacggtaaaatagcTAAATWWgcaggtttaaaaatatatacttgtgtattgattttaagaaaggcattgatgtttatggttaagtacacattggagtaatgacagtcattgattgattgtttttttataagataagtttaatgctagctagcaatttaccttagcttactgcattcgcggcacaggcaggctcctcatggagtgcaatgtaatcagtgttagagcattggactagttaactgtgaggttgcaagattggatcccccgagctgacaaggttaaaaatctgtcgttctgcctcgtaagaatgtgttcttaactgacttgccaagttaaataaagattaaataaaaggtgtaaaaaaaaatatatataaaataaaatcggcgcccaaaaataccgatttccgatggttatgaaaacttgaaatcggccccgattaatcggtcgacctctaattttaataggctacatattctatttgtattgtatatttatacatttgcCTATTCGATCTGGTTACTAACAAAATAATTTGGTACAATACTGTAGGCCTGTCTCAAACATCTCATCTGTGCCTCAGAACCAAAAAGTGTCTTGACTCttgaccagtcatcagcatttGGCACGCAAAGGSAGGATGCATATCCAGGTTAATGACCAAAGCACTGGTATCATTTTCTCCAGTTTTAGCagacaaaaaaaattgtatgtTTATATATAAAAAGGARTAGCAATGTGCTACAGACGCATCTTTGCCAGAATAGGCTTCCTGGTGATTCGTTGATCATTTTCATACAGGTCTAGGCCAAGTTTGGGTGGCTACTGGCTATCTGTCTAAAGATACCATAGTTGTAACGTCGCACTGCCTTCAATACTTAWGGGATGAAGATGTAATACATTTACCAGAATATGTTACAATATTTGTGAGGAATAAAAAGGCTGCAGACAGACRATGCTTTCTAGCCGATCCTGCAACATACAGGTCAGCCGTAACCTGGActccagagaagtgacatgacattggctgctaacatgaatgactttcaCCTTAAAATGCAGGTCTAAAACATATCTTGCGTTTTGAGTGGATCACTGTTTGACATGAAACATGCAGTGACCAGAAAAAGTATTTGGGCCAAAGCTCTAGACTTCATATAAAATCACAGATTAATGTCAATCACAGATTTGCATAAAAAGTTAAGATATACAGATGtcaagttaggattcagcccTTAACGATtaaaaggttgtgtgtgtgtgtgggcgggcggTAGAGGCTGGAACAGTACCTGATATCTTTGAGCAGGTTGAGCATATCATCCAGGGCTTGTCTGTAGGCACTGATGACAACCGTCGGGTGCATCTGCTGCTCCAGGAACTGCTCTGACACGGACAGCATCTCACCCGCTAMKGAGATGCACAAAATGTATGGATGTCTCCCCGGCCATGGCTGTCAATAACACCTTCTGTGGCAGAAacaccccctaaaaaaatccacgCCTTGCGGCcaaagtggccgttgtgcccttgggctgaatataacaaCACAAATTCCTTTCTCCCAGCTGCCAATCGCCCTGCTCCGAAGCAcccctcactcacatggctctctcagatatttCAATTCTCATTAGTcaatgcccgtcacgtgatcAGGTCCTTTTCACAGGCATTGCAGCTCCGAAGTAGACTACTAGTGATGTCAGAAACATTGGGATGCAACGGCGCATGCATCCTTATGGAATTCCAAGGCAAATATTGAAGACGTTAGAACTGTCCATGTtgactttgtcagccaacaaaatgagtaacaaacagcaaaagcactaacctatgtcaatctactatctcaCATATGACATAAGTTGACCTTTCTATGGGTCAGCTTGTCYTTCTGTGCAAGAAAGAAACATTCCAAACAGAcgctctgggacagttgtgggatgatagACCCCAAATGAATACTACTACCGTACATCAAAACAAAATTtcaaaagcaatgaggctgatgcaacagatcagaacttctagattaaaatgttgataacctattatttcttcacattataagcgcagcaatgcgcacacggcagcaGGCTATAAATGTTCCAACATGCAATTAGCAGGAACGGTCTATCAGGTTGCGTGGAAAACACAACTAATGGGACGCAGAGTTAAATGWacattattaaaatgttttttattttttattaaattaggCCCTATTCATTTCTGCATACTTTTAACTCGGATCTCGTATGTGGACAGAGAATTGCGTAGTTGGTACGCAAAACGCGTGCATGTTGGCAGGTCTGCAATTGGCCCAACATCGCCCAGGTTTGGCCGGCATTTTAAATACGATTTTTTTCGGAAcagatttgcctagttaaataaaggttaaaaaaaatccWAAACGGCCATGCCCCTAKAACCACTAAATTCTTGGCCTGGTTGAGACACAGGAGTAATACATGAAGAATAGGCTGGATTGGATTACTAGTGTACTACTACCATGAGAATAGACCTGATGGTGCAGTCTATTCACAGTATTGGGCATGTGGTGACTCACCCAGGATGATGACAGAGGTGGTGCCGTCTCCCACCTCCTCGTCCTGAGTGCGGCTGATCTCAATCATGGACTTGGCAGCCGGGTGCTGGACCTGGATCTGTGGaagcagagacagagggaaggaggtggGCTTTGCACTGGGGCACTGAACATTGATATTTTCTACATGGAAGTAGARGTATTGGGAATCATAGCAAGTGTgctcttctcacctctctcagMATAGCGTTGCCATCGTTGGTCATCACAATCCCACCCATGGGGTCCAAAAGCATCTACACACAAAGCATGTTATGGTTTCCCCAATTCAAGTGCTACCATAAAGTATGTTTCAAGCAAAACTGTGACAAAAACCTGGGTATAAAAAGAAACCTATAGCTCACTTTCATCATGGCCCTTGGTCCCAGGCATGTTCTGATGACGTCTGCGAtcgtctacaacacacacacgaaaagAGGTTTATCTATATAGTGTCAACAGGCAATGCATCATAGCTATCCTACATTCCTCATCAATTGAGCTACAGTAGCAATGTACTGGGTAGGGatgtgacgataccagtatcgcaatattttttccatggcaaaaatgaaaaagcAGACCAACCTCTTTGGTCCTTAAACacatgctgtatgtaaaatattgtgcgctatagcttggaaaataaacgtGACTCTAAATGACAACATGATGTtcgtttccaacattagggctgttttccaaaACTTCATGGTCCCCCCCCCATGATGATAGCAATTATcacgatactggtatcatcccagCCCTAGTACTGGGCCCCATAGTCAGCTATTAAACATACAATTATGTTGAAATAACATAGCTAGAAACCATGTTAATTCAACCAAGTACAGTGGAAGACACCAACTAATGGGACCTCACCTTGGCTGCACTGATATTTCCRGTCTGAACCTTCCGTCCAGACTCCCTCTTCATATTCTGGCCTGTAGGGAACATGAGAACGGAGTTAATAGTATATTGTGTAAAATATTGCTGCAAAAACACAGCAGAACAAAACATCATTACAACAATTAGTCTAGTTACCACTGGGATCCAACAGTCTACGTTTGTTCTACACCTTTTGATMTCCATGtacaaattaagatcccacatctgtagcTCGCTAGCTACCGAATTTACATCATACAAAAGCTAGCTAGGCGTATCGTGTGGATTATGGATGTCTCGTATTTTGGAAGGCTGACATTTTACGCTGTAATGATATGCCTTGCTGCTAACAGATACATAATTACTAAACTACACACAAARACTGCACCAAAGTTGGCTTAAATCTGACATGCTAGTTACTGACATGCAGGAGCTGTCTAATGTTGACATACCTGGAAGCTCCAACGACTAGGTTCAAATTGCAGTGATTTGAGTCAAACTTCGAGTTTCACTAATGTTGTCGAACAGATGGGTAGGACTCCCATGTTTTTWGCCCCAATTGGTCAACAGCAACCAAACTATCTAAAACTATCTAGCAATAAAGTATTATCAATGTGTAACGTCATTYCAAAATGTATTCTTGAGAATTGACATTTTAGTTAAGCACTTAACGTTAGCGGTTGTGTAAAATGTACTGTAGCCAGCCAGATAGGTTTGTTGTAACGTTATCTGACGTTACGGCCAAGAAAGTCATACAAAGAGCTAGTTAGCCTACTAGCTAAATACCTTGCTAACGCTAATTAGCGAGCACTGTCAGTTGTCGGCAAGGAAGCAGAAGCACATGCTTTGTAGCTGGCTACCTGTGTAGCCTGTACTGGCCGCTTGTCAGGATATTACAAACGACAAAGACATCAAAATGCGTCACATTTCCACAGAAATCAAAGTT from Salvelinus sp. IW2-2015 linkage group LG31, ASM291031v2, whole genome shotgun sequence includes the following:
- the LOC111955854 gene encoding T-complex protein 1 subunit gamma — encoded protein: MMGQQVLVLSQNMKRESGRKVQTGNISAAKTIADVIRTCLGPRAMMKMLLDPMGGIVMTNDGNAXLREIQVQHPAAKSMIEISRTQDEEVGDGTTSVIILAGEMLSVSEQFLEQQMHPTVVISAYRQALDDMLNLLKDISTPVDVSDREMMLKIINSAINTKALSRWSDMACSIALDAVKTVEMEENGRKEIDIKKYAKVEKVPGGIIEDSCVLRGVMVNKDVTHPRMRRMIKDPRIVLLDCSLEYKKGESQTDIEITREEDFARILQMEEEYIQQICEDIIRLKPDLIFTEKGISDLAQHYLMKANITAIRRVRKTDNNRIARACGARIASRTDELREEDVGLGAGLFEIKKIGDEYFAFVTECKDPKACTILLRGASKEILAEVERNLQDAMQVTRNVLLEPSLLPGGGAAEMAVSRRLMELSKALTGVEQWPYRALAQALEVIPRTLIQNCGASTIRVLTSLRAKHTQKGSVSWGVNGETGTLADMTALGIWEPLAVKAQTYKTAVETAILLLRIDDIVSGHKKKGDEQTGGGQGAE